CATATTCAACGCTAACCTCCTAAATGTAGCTAAATTTTCGGATGCATAACCAGTATTTACAACACTCGAATCTTCAACAAAGTTGACGTCTAACTGACGATGCAAATGATTTTCAATTCCCCAGTGACCTTTGATGACTTTACCTAGCCGCTCTCCGGTCGCGTCTAGACTGGTAATATAGTAACGACGTTCCATAGAATTCTTACCTCTTTCTTCTCTCTTAGAAATTACTTCTATTATCCCTTTCAATTTTTCCCATCGATCGAATTGTGGAAGCCATTCCACATCTTGAACGCATCTAACCATTCTCGATACAATTCGCCCATGGTCAAAATCCTTCTCAAAGGAAAAGGTATGCTCTAAATATTTATGTCCTGCTTCTTCGGCTTCTTTGAAATATAAAACAATCTCATCATAGATGTGCCCGGCATTACCTTTCAAAGCAAGAACATAGTCGGCTCCTCTATCACAAATTCTTTTGGCGATATCCGTTTGACACCCCATTGCATCTGTTGTAATTACTGCTCCTTGAATATCGATTTGCTCCAAAATTTTTGGAATAGCTGTGATTTCATTAGACTTGTCTTTAACAGGTTGTTGAGCAAGTATAATACCTCTCTCCACTGCAAATAAAGACACTAAATGGAGAGGCGAGTTTAGCGTAGCACTGTTTTGGGTACCTCTTAAACATTTGCCATCAATAGCTAGGACTTGATCCTTTAATCCTTCTGGAAGAGTTTCTAGCCAGGTGCCTAAAAGCTGTCTTAAAAATTCTGGCTTAATGCGAACAAGTATCCACCAAAAAATCCCATAGCTTGGAATACTATCTATCGCAATTAAATTTTTGATCCACTGGGCCTTGACTTTGCCGAATACTGATATTTGATTGATGCTATTGG
Above is a window of Chlamydiales bacterium STE3 DNA encoding:
- a CDS encoding H repeat-associated protein YdcC (Product derived from UniProtKB/Swiss-Prot:P28917;Gene name derived from UniProtKB/Swiss-Prot:P28917) codes for the protein LSYFSNIPDPRKECNLTYKLEHIFFIILSAMLAGANSINQISVFGKVKAQWIKNLIAIDSIPSYGIFWWILVRIKPEFLRQLLGTWLETLPEGLKDQVLAIDGKCLRGTQNSATLNSPLHLVSLFAVERGIILAQQPVKDKSNEITAIPKILEQIDIQGAVITTDAMGCQTDIAKRICDRGADYVLALKGNAGHIYDEIVLYFKEAEEAGHKYLEHTFSFEKDFDHGRIVSRMVRCVQDVEWLPQFDRWEKLKGIIEVISKREERGKNSMERRYYITSLDATGERLGKVIKGHWGIENHLHRQLDVNFVEDSSVVNTGYASENLATFRRLALNMLGSGKGLLERRKKAGWDESYLTEVIMKFFIKSF